The DNA window GACCAGCCGCGTTACATCACCACCGAGACCGGTGTCGGTTACCGCCTGCGCGAGGTGGAGTGAGGGGTTAGGCGCTTCTAGCCGGTAGCTTCCAGCTGCCGACCAAGCGGCATGGATACTCGCAAGGCCGCCAGGCAGCCGACAATGCCGAGCGGCACGAAGGCAAGAAACAGCCAGGACGCCACATTCGCCGCCGCGTCGTGGTTCAAGCCTTGCGAAAAGCCGCTGGCATTGGCGACGATGCCGGCAAGGGCGGCCCCCACGGCATAGCCGATGCGCTGCATGGTCGGCACCGCCGCCGAGGCGATGGTCTGCTCGCCCTCCGGCGCTGAGGCGACGATGACGCGCGTCAGGAAGGGCCAGGCGATGCCGAAGCCGCCGCCCTGCAACAGGGCGCACATCAGGATCAGCGGGATGGAGCCCATCGGTATCGTGTAGGCAAAGCCGGCGATGCCGGCCGCGATCATCACCGCGCCGCCAACGATGATCAGCCGCTCGCGCTGCGGCGGCGCATTGGCGACCAGGATCGACAGGATCGACCAGGCGATCGATTCGGCGGCGATGATGTAGCCGGTGGTCAGCAGGGGAATGTCGTGCAGGCTGGTCAGCAGCAGCGGCCCGTAGACGCCGAAGGAACAGGTCGCCACCGAAAAGGCGGCAACCATGGTCATGCCGGCGCCGACCGGCGTGCGCCATGAGAACAGCCGCGCCGGGAACAGCCGCGAGCGCGGCTTCAGCGCGTCGATGGTGAAGAACAGCACCAGACCGCTGAGGCCCAGCACCATCAGCAGCGAGGAGCGCAGCAAGGCGATGTCGACGCCGGCCGAGGCGATCAGCACCACGGCGACGGCAAGGCAGCCGAGGGCCGTGAACGGGAAGGGCGGCGCCTTGCCTGTGCTTGCCCTGGGTTTCGTCGCCTGCGGCGTGTTGAGCACGATGAAGCTTGCCAGCGCCATGGCTGTGCCGCCGAAGGTGAAGATGCCGAAGGCCCAGCGCCATGAGAACAGCTCGGTCATGATCGCGCCGAGCAACGGCCCGCTGAAGGCGGCGACGCCCCAGATTGCCGACATGATGCCGAACAGCTGCGGCCAGATGGCGCGCGCGAACAGCTGTTCGACCGAGACGAAGGCCAGCGACACCAGCGCACCGCCGCCAAGCCCCTCGATCAGGCGGCCGGCGAGGAACAATTGCATGGAAGGAGAGGTGGCGCAGATCAGTGCGCCTGCTGCGTAGAGCAGCGCGGCGACCACCATGTTGGTGCGCAGCGGGACATAGCTCACCAGCCGTCCGGCGGCCGCGCCGGCAACGATGGCGCCGAGTTCATAGATCGCCAGTGACCAGCCGACGAGCTGGACGCCGGCCAGTTCGCCGACCATGGCCGGCATCACCGTTGCCACCATCGTTTCGTTGGTGGCGTGCAGCAGGATGCCGAGGCTGATGAAGCAGAAGCGCGCCAGGTCGCCGCTTGCCCACAATGCGCGCCAGTCGACCCTTTTTGTGTTGATTTCGGTCATTTCCACCCCTGCCTTGCATATCTCGACGCCGGCGCAGGACGCCAGAAGCCAGTACAGGTTTCCGGCAGGACCATGCGAATCGACAGCGCCGGATTGCGCGCCGCATCAAGGCGTTGTTGCGTTCGGGGCAGGCTTGTAAAACCTCAACCGCGATTGAGTTCAAGCGGTTTCTTGAGGATCGTTCGCGCGGCCGTCTTTTCGATCGGCAGCCTTTGCTGCAGCATCAGTTCTCGGTGCTGCGCAACTGGAACTGGCTGACGCCGATCGCGAGGTTCATGCCGGTCTGCGTCTGCAGACTGAGTGGCTGCAAGGTGAAGGCCTGCGAGGAGCCGCCGACCAACAGATTGGCGCCGGCGCCGACGGCCGCCGTCACCTCGGCGCTGGCGCCGATATAGTCGCCGGCCAGCGCGCCCGGCGCATAGATGTTCTTCAGCGGCGTCAGCACGATCCACTGCATGACCGTCTGCTTCGTCGTGCCGATGTCGAGGCCGTATTTGTTGACGGCGCCGAAATAGGCTTCCGGCGCGAAGCTCTTGTCGGCGGGGTTGAAGGTGCAGCTCAGATCCTTGCTCGAGCCGAAAATGAAGCCGGTGCCGCCTCCGATGGCGCAATCAAGCACGCCGAGTTCGATGCCTTTGTCCTGCGCATGCGCCGTCCCGGCAAGCACGGTGGCGAATATGGCAGCGGCAAAGGCTGTCTTCGGCATGGCGGTCCCCCTCAAAATCAAACGGCGCGGAACCATCCTATCTGGTTCCGCGCCGCGGGGTGAGGGGGGATGGAGCGCATGGCTCCATGCAATTTACTTGAACGAGTGGATCAGCTGGAGCGAGGTCACAGCCACGGCAAGGTTGACGCCGGTCTGTGCCTGGACGCTGAGCGGTTCGAGCATGAAGGCGCTGTCCAGGCCACCAACCAGCAGGTTGGCGCCGCCGCCGGTCACGACGCTCGCCTCGGCGTTGACGCCGTAATAGCTGCCGGCGAGATCGCCACCGTCACGATCGCGGGTCGCGGCCAGCACGGCCCAGACCAACTGGCCCTGATGCGTCTGGCCGACATCGAGGCCGATCTTGGAGATGACGCCCGTGTAAGTCTCCGACGGTCCGTGATGGTGGGGACGGAAGGTGCAGGACACGCCCTTGTTGGAGGCGACGATGTAGGCGGTGCCGCCGTCGATGGTGCAGTCGAGCGTGCCGAGCTGCAGCTTGCCGGCGCTGGCCGGGGCAGCAGCGAAGACTGTCGTGGCGAGGGCAGCGGCGCAGGCGAGTTTCTTGATCATGGGAGGGTCCTTTCGCAAATCACTTCTTAACAACGGATTGGATGGGCAGACCGTTCCGCTGAAAACTTGGCGCGATCAAGGCAGGGGCCAACAGCCTGCTGCCGGGGTTAATGCGCGGTTGCCGGATTGACGAGGTGAAGCGCGCCGCGCGTCCTTTCGGACGCTGCGGCACCTGATGCGCACGTAGCCTGCTGAAGTCGATGTCAGCTGACGCGGGCTAGGCCGTCCTTGGCAGGCTGGTAGGTCGGGTCGAGGCGAACGGCTTCCTTATAGGATTTCGCTGCCTTGGCCTTGTCGCCGCGCCGCTCGTAGATCAGCGCCTGGTTGGCCCAGGCCTCGGCATTCTTGCCGTCGAGCTTGATCGCCATGTTGAAGTCGGAGAAGGCGTTGTCTTCGTCGTTGGTCGCCAGATAGGAGAGACCACGGCCGTTGTAGGGCTCGGCGGCGTCCGGCGCCAGCGAGATGGCCGTCGAGAAGTCCTCGATAGCGAACTTGTGCTGGCCCTGGCTCTGATAGATCAAGCCACGATTGTGGTAGGCGCGCGCGTCGGTGGTGTCGAGCTGGATCGCCTTCTGGAAGTCGTTGAAGGCGTCCTGGGTGCGGCCTGCCTTCCGGTAGAGATTGCCACGGCCGATATAGGCGGCGTCATAATTTGAATTGATCTGGATCGAACGGTTGTAGTCCTCGAGCGCGGCCGTCTGATTGCCGAGGAAGCGCTGGATGAGCGCGCGGTTCGAATAGGCCTGGAAGAAATTCGGGTTGAGCTGGATGGCCTGATTGAAGTCCTTGAGCGCTGCCTGGTACTGGCCGCCACGGCCATAGGCCGAGCCGCGCACATTGTAGCCTTCGGGATCCTGGGGATTGCGCTGGATGACCGCCGACAGCGAGGAGATGTTCTCGCTCGACCCTTGCGCCTTGTCGATGTTGTTGAATTCACCGGTCGGGCCGGCCGTTTGGCAACCGGCAAGCGCCAGTCCGGAGAGCAGAGCCGCTGTCAGGGCGAAACCACGCAATGCGGTCCCGCGCTCCACGCTTGTTGCGTTCATGTCTGCCCTGTCCTCACTTCAAGCCGCGTCGATCAGGTCCGGTTCCCCCCTCCGGGCCGGGTCACAATCAAAACAAAAAGGTGGCGGCGATTCCGCATCGCGCCACCTCTGATATCCTTCGAAAAGGACGAAAAATTGGCGTTAGAACCGCGGCGGACGCGGAGCGCCACCAGGACCACCGGCGGCGCCAGCGGCAACCGGGCGCGGCGTCATCGGCAGCAGGCCTTCGCGCTGGGCGCGCTTGCGGGCAAGCTTGCGGGCGCGGCGGACGGCTTCAGCCTTTTCACGGGCGCGCTTCTCGGACGGCTTCTCGTAGTGACCGCGCATCTTCATTTCGCGGAAAATGCCTTCGCGCTGCATCTTCTTCTTGAGAGCGCGAAGCGCCTGATCAACGTTATTGTCGCGGACGAGTACCTGCACGGGCAATCCTGTCTTTCGGGTTTGATATCAACAGGCAAGCGGCCATAGCCACTAGCCTCCGCGGCGGTTTACACCACGAATTGGGGCGGCTGATAGCAGAATCATGCCGCGCTGTCCACAGCCGAAATGCACTTGGAGGGCCAAACCGCAGTCGGTTTGTCTGGAGATCAGGGAGCCGACTAGGCCGTGGCGAGGTGAAGCCGCTCGAAATCCTCGAAGAACTCGCCGTAGTCGCAGGTGATCTCCTCGCCGGCGGCGATGTCGCGGGTCGCGGTGGCTCCGCCATACTGCGAAAAATCCGTGTTCGGGTTGCCGGCATGGTTCATGAAGCGCCCATTGTCGACTTCATAGACCATGAAACCCGGCCGGTCCGGGCTCGGATAGGCATAGCGGTCGAGCAGTTCCCTGAGATGCGAGGGGGCTGCCTCGTATTTGTCCATCGGGATCAGCCGATCGAAATCCGGATCGAGCCGCCAGATCGAAGCGCCTTTCCTGATAGGCTCGGCGGCAAACACGCCAACGCCCTCGATCGCGCTCGCAGCCACATAGGTTCTGATCAGCATCATGTTTGCAGGACCGGTTTTGACAAGAAGACCCGTTTCGACAGCAAACGGCATCGCCAAATCGCGGCGAAAAAGCAAGACCGGCCGGCTGCCTGCCGGCTATGAACATGCCCGTTCGCCGCGAAAAATCCATCACGTCCGGTTGATCGACACGCCGCCATCGGCCAGCAGCGCCGTTCCTGTGGTGAAGCTCGAGGCGTCGGAGGCGAGATAAAGCGCCGAACGAGCAATCTCCTCCGGCTGCGCCATGCGCTTCAAGGCATGGATGCCTTCGACGAAGGCGCGGGCTTCGGGCGTGGTCGTCGTCGCGCCGGGCGTGTCGGTGCCGCCGGGCAACAGCGCGTTGACGCGCAGGCCTTGCGGCCCGTATTCGGCGGCCAGCACCTGCGTCAGGCCGATCAGGCCGGCCTTGGCCGCGGCGTAGGCGGCCATGCCGGGCATGCCGGCTGTGTAGCCGACAAAGCTCGACGTGAAGATCAGCGAGCCGCCGCCACGGTCTAGCATGGCCGGTATCTGGTGCTTGGCGCAGAGAAAGGCGCTGGTCAGGTTGGTGTCCATCGTCTCGTGCCATGTCTTCGGCACCATCTCCGGGATCGGACCCATCAGGCCGACGGCGCCGGCATTGTTGAAGGCGACGTCGAGTCCACCGAACTTTTCGACCGCCAGATCGACAAGGGCCTTTGCATAGGCTTCGTCCCTGACATCGCCGGCAAGCGCGACTGCCGTGCGGTCGGTGTCCGCGATCTCTGCGACAAGCGCATCGAGCTCGGCCTGGCGGCGGGCGGCAACGATGACCCTGGCGCCTTCCTCGGCAAAGAGTTTTGCAGTGGCGCGGCCTATGCCGGAACTGGCGCCGGTGACGATGGCGACCTTGTTGGCGAGTGCGAACATTTTTTGCATCCTTTTTTGCGCCAGCTGCGCCGGCAATTGGATGCTTGGTCGCAAATGGGGCGGGTCGGAGCCACCCGATACCTGCGAAGGCCGCGTCGCCCTGAGCTATTGCCTCAACAGCCAGCCGAGTCGGTCCATCGAGAACGCATAGCTGATGGCAATCAGCAGGGCGACGATGATGCCCGTAGTCGTGTAACCGGCCCCATAGAACCCAGCCGCACCGCCGAACAGGATGACCAGTTCGAGCACCAGCCGCACCACGCCGGGCACAGGCACCGGTGCGCGGCCCGACCGGCTTGGGTCATTGAGTACCGCGAAGGTCCCCCACAGTACGGCCGCAATGAGCGGCAAGGCCAGCGCGAGGAGCCAGCGCCCCCATCCGTCGGAGAGACTCCAGCCGGCAATGCCGAGGCCAAGCAAGGCGGCAAGCTCCAGCAGGAAGCGCAACGTCATATTCCACCAGGCGTTGCCCATATTCGTCCTCCCGAGTCTCGCGGCAGGCAGTGTGACTGAACGCAGCCATGGCAGCCAGATCGCATGCGTCTTTTTCGTCGTGGCGCAAAACGGCAAGCGCCGTCGCAAACAGCGCAAGGGTGGAAGCCCGGTTTCGCTAGTGATACACCTCGCGCGCCGGGACCGAATGAATGCCCGGCCGCTATTCGCGAGACCTTTTGGCGAGAGGCTGGAACGTTGAAGAAATATTCGGTATTCGCCATCGCCCGCGAGGCCATGCGCGGCCACAAGGGCTGGGAGGAACAATGGTCCTCGCCTGAGCCGAAGAAGGAATACGAC is part of the Mesorhizobium loti genome and encodes:
- a CDS encoding DUF992 domain-containing protein, with the protein product MIKKLACAAALATTVFAAAPASAGKLQLGTLDCTIDGGTAYIVASNKGVSCTFRPHHHGPSETYTGVISKIGLDVGQTHQGQLVWAVLAATRDRDGGDLAGSYYGVNAEASVVTGGGANLLVGGLDSAFMLEPLSVQAQTGVNLAVAVTSLQLIHSFK
- a CDS encoding SET domain-containing protein-lysine N-methyltransferase yields the protein MMLIRTYVAASAIEGVGVFAAEPIRKGASIWRLDPDFDRLIPMDKYEAAPSHLRELLDRYAYPSPDRPGFMVYEVDNGRFMNHAGNPNTDFSQYGGATATRDIAAGEEITCDYGEFFEDFERLHLATA
- a CDS encoding tetratricopeptide repeat protein, with translation MNATSVERGTALRGFALTAALLSGLALAGCQTAGPTGEFNNIDKAQGSSENISSLSAVIQRNPQDPEGYNVRGSAYGRGGQYQAALKDFNQAIQLNPNFFQAYSNRALIQRFLGNQTAALEDYNRSIQINSNYDAAYIGRGNLYRKAGRTQDAFNDFQKAIQLDTTDARAYHNRGLIYQSQGQHKFAIEDFSTAISLAPDAAEPYNGRGLSYLATNDEDNAFSDFNMAIKLDGKNAEAWANQALIYERRGDKAKAAKSYKEAVRLDPTYQPAKDGLARVS
- a CDS encoding DUF992 domain-containing protein translates to MPKTAFAAAIFATVLAGTAHAQDKGIELGVLDCAIGGGTGFIFGSSKDLSCTFNPADKSFAPEAYFGAVNKYGLDIGTTKQTVMQWIVLTPLKNIYAPGALAGDYIGASAEVTAAVGAGANLLVGGSSQAFTLQPLSLQTQTGMNLAIGVSQFQLRSTEN
- a CDS encoding 30S ribosomal protein S21 translates to MQVLVRDNNVDQALRALKKKMQREGIFREMKMRGHYEKPSEKRAREKAEAVRRARKLARKRAQREGLLPMTPRPVAAGAAGGPGGAPRPPRF
- a CDS encoding MFS transporter; the protein is MTEINTKRVDWRALWASGDLARFCFISLGILLHATNETMVATVMPAMVGELAGVQLVGWSLAIYELGAIVAGAAAGRLVSYVPLRTNMVVAALLYAAGALICATSPSMQLFLAGRLIEGLGGGALVSLAFVSVEQLFARAIWPQLFGIMSAIWGVAAFSGPLLGAIMTELFSWRWAFGIFTFGGTAMALASFIVLNTPQATKPRASTGKAPPFPFTALGCLAVAVVLIASAGVDIALLRSSLLMVLGLSGLVLFFTIDALKPRSRLFPARLFSWRTPVGAGMTMVAAFSVATCSFGVYGPLLLTSLHDIPLLTTGYIIAAESIAWSILSILVANAPPQRERLIIVGGAVMIAAGIAGFAYTIPMGSIPLILMCALLQGGGFGIAWPFLTRVIVASAPEGEQTIASAAVPTMQRIGYAVGAALAGIVANASGFSQGLNHDAAANVASWLFLAFVPLGIVGCLAALRVSMPLGRQLEATG
- a CDS encoding SDR family oxidoreductase: MFALANKVAIVTGASSGIGRATAKLFAEEGARVIVAARRQAELDALVAEIADTDRTAVALAGDVRDEAYAKALVDLAVEKFGGLDVAFNNAGAVGLMGPIPEMVPKTWHETMDTNLTSAFLCAKHQIPAMLDRGGGSLIFTSSFVGYTAGMPGMAAYAAAKAGLIGLTQVLAAEYGPQGLRVNALLPGGTDTPGATTTTPEARAFVEGIHALKRMAQPEEIARSALYLASDASSFTTGTALLADGGVSINRT
- a CDS encoding DUF2568 domain-containing protein gives rise to the protein MGNAWWNMTLRFLLELAALLGLGIAGWSLSDGWGRWLLALALPLIAAVLWGTFAVLNDPSRSGRAPVPVPGVVRLVLELVILFGGAAGFYGAGYTTTGIIVALLIAISYAFSMDRLGWLLRQ